In the Chryseobacterium sp. MYb264 genome, one interval contains:
- a CDS encoding bacteriocin-like protein, giving the protein MKNLKKISRENLKTVQGGSIKKESCVEIYGCPSGTKTCYWRNSGGGGGDVICV; this is encoded by the coding sequence ATGAAAAATCTAAAGAAAATCTCAAGAGAGAATTTAAAAACTGTTCAAGGAGGTTCAATTAAAAAAGAGAGCTGTGTTGAAATATATGGTTGCCCTTCAGGAACCAAAACCTGTTATTGGAGAAATTCTGGCGGAGGTGGCGGAGACGTTATTTGTGTATAA
- the ribD gene encoding bifunctional diaminohydroxyphosphoribosylaminopyrimidine deaminase/5-amino-6-(5-phosphoribosylamino)uracil reductase RibD — protein MQDEFYIKRCIELAQKAIGKTYPNPLVGSVIVHNNEIIGEGYHQKAGENHAEINAINSVKDKSLIPESTIYVSLEPCAHFGKTPPCALKIKELGFKKVVIGAMDSHDKVNGKGKKIIQDAGIEAVSGVLEKECIELNKRFFTYHEKKRPYIILKWAESGDGFLDKDFKPYSISNSLVNQFVHQLRADEHAILVGTQTALNDNPSLNVRNVEGVNPVRILIDFELKVPHDFNIYNKEAKTIVINSVKEEIQDHIHFIKIDKENFLSDLMEALYKEQIQSVIIEGGSFTLQQFINANLWDEAIVIKNKNLKLENGTEAPDFDFTFNKVENFRDNTISFYKLKNS, from the coding sequence ATGCAAGACGAATTTTATATTAAAAGATGTATCGAATTAGCTCAGAAAGCTATCGGAAAAACATATCCTAATCCTTTGGTGGGAAGTGTTATTGTACATAACAACGAAATCATCGGGGAAGGATATCATCAAAAAGCTGGAGAAAATCATGCGGAAATTAATGCGATTAATTCTGTAAAAGATAAATCGTTGATTCCTGAATCTACCATCTATGTTTCTTTGGAGCCATGTGCTCATTTTGGAAAAACTCCGCCATGCGCTTTAAAAATTAAAGAATTAGGTTTCAAAAAAGTGGTGATTGGTGCGATGGATTCTCATGACAAAGTGAATGGGAAGGGAAAAAAGATTATTCAGGATGCAGGAATTGAAGCCGTTTCAGGAGTTCTAGAAAAAGAATGTATTGAACTGAATAAGAGATTTTTTACTTATCATGAAAAGAAAAGACCTTATATTATCTTAAAATGGGCAGAATCGGGTGACGGATTTTTAGATAAAGATTTCAAACCTTACTCTATTTCTAATTCATTGGTAAATCAGTTTGTTCATCAGTTGCGAGCGGACGAGCATGCCATTTTGGTTGGAACGCAAACTGCTTTGAATGACAATCCGAGTTTGAATGTAAGAAATGTAGAAGGCGTAAATCCTGTAAGAATTTTAATTGATTTTGAATTGAAAGTTCCGCACGATTTTAATATTTATAATAAAGAAGCGAAAACGATCGTCATCAATTCTGTAAAAGAAGAAATTCAAGATCATATTCATTTTATTAAAATTGATAAAGAGAATTTTCTTTCAGATTTAATGGAAGCTTTATATAAAGAACAAATTCAGTCAGTTATTATTGAAGGCGGAAGCTTTACTTTACAGCAATTCATCAATGCTAATCTTTGGGATGAAGCAATTGTAATTAAAAATAAAAATTTGAAACTGGAAAATGGTACTGAAGCTCCTGATTTTGATTTTACATTTAATAAAGTTGAGAATTTTAGAGATAATACAATTTCTTTTTATAAGTTAAAAAATTCATAA
- a CDS encoding DUF349 domain-containing protein encodes MTTENNLSENEEMKNSNEVSQEETSGTEVTNDEKLHEDAAEHDEEHEEVEITLADALKEMEKIINAPNAGEDFRKFNQLKEKASHYIHDEVEDKKHEYVDAGNAPENFSYEHPSQARFSALVNIFKEKNDHYQKGQEEEQKKNLEHRQTIIERLKNLYTNSEPGTNLFKSIREIKEDWTNAGQVAKSEFKILNNNYFHHLNQFYQMLDLNKEFLEQEYNHNLEKRQHIIERAKQLEHEPVIQKALNELQYLHKLWKEEAEPVAEEFREKTWEEFKEISNKIHERKSELSAAIETEQAANLEKKTQIIAEIKKLSEPAETPNHNYWQNSIRRVEDLRSEFLKTGSVPRKLSNQNWNDFKTTLRSFNTTKNTYYKSLKGSQQSNLEEKLKLIQTAQDNQANEEWDIAVPLFKKLQEDWKKIGHVPKSMTNKIWDDFRDACNAFFNNYREKSNTSTDNWKENYKNKKAILDDLKTVTSEEGSIERIEAIKTAWNNIGKVPRDKISINSEFNKTLREKLKLNKINELELKEEGLSENQLTDKARKIKNQISDLEAEIVKLENNLAFFKNPTKDNPLLKDTFDSIDEKKAHLETLKQNLHSIIAGE; translated from the coding sequence ATGACTACAGAAAACAATCTTTCTGAAAACGAAGAAATGAAAAATTCTAACGAAGTATCTCAAGAAGAAACATCTGGGACTGAAGTTACCAATGATGAAAAACTTCATGAAGATGCGGCCGAACACGATGAAGAACATGAAGAGGTAGAAATCACTTTAGCGGATGCTTTGAAGGAAATGGAGAAAATCATCAACGCACCAAATGCGGGAGAAGACTTCAGAAAATTCAATCAATTAAAAGAAAAAGCAAGTCATTATATTCATGATGAAGTGGAAGACAAAAAACATGAATATGTAGATGCTGGAAATGCTCCCGAAAATTTCAGTTATGAACATCCTTCACAAGCGAGATTTTCGGCTTTGGTAAATATTTTCAAAGAGAAAAATGACCATTACCAAAAAGGTCAGGAAGAAGAGCAAAAGAAAAATCTGGAACACCGTCAGACGATCATTGAAAGACTTAAAAATCTGTATACCAACTCGGAACCGGGAACCAATTTATTTAAATCAATCAGAGAAATCAAAGAGGACTGGACGAATGCCGGACAGGTAGCTAAATCGGAATTTAAAATCCTTAACAATAATTATTTTCACCATTTGAACCAGTTTTATCAAATGTTGGATCTAAATAAAGAATTCTTAGAGCAGGAATACAATCATAATCTTGAGAAAAGACAGCACATTATTGAGCGCGCCAAGCAACTTGAGCATGAGCCTGTCATTCAAAAAGCATTAAATGAGCTTCAATATCTTCACAAGCTTTGGAAGGAAGAGGCAGAACCTGTTGCAGAAGAATTCCGTGAAAAAACCTGGGAAGAGTTCAAAGAAATTTCCAATAAAATCCACGAAAGAAAATCTGAGCTTTCAGCAGCTATTGAAACAGAACAGGCGGCTAATCTTGAGAAAAAGACTCAAATTATCGCTGAGATTAAAAAACTATCTGAACCTGCAGAAACGCCAAATCATAATTATTGGCAAAACTCGATCAGAAGAGTTGAAGATCTTCGTTCAGAGTTCTTAAAAACCGGAAGTGTTCCGAGAAAATTATCCAACCAAAACTGGAATGATTTTAAAACTACGTTGAGAAGCTTTAATACTACAAAAAATACGTATTATAAATCTTTAAAAGGTTCTCAGCAGTCTAATCTTGAGGAAAAACTGAAATTAATTCAAACGGCTCAGGATAATCAGGCAAATGAAGAATGGGATATTGCTGTTCCGTTATTCAAAAAACTTCAGGAAGACTGGAAAAAGATCGGGCATGTTCCTAAAAGCATGACGAACAAAATCTGGGACGATTTCCGTGATGCATGTAACGCTTTCTTCAACAATTACAGAGAAAAAAGCAATACTTCAACCGACAACTGGAAAGAAAATTACAAGAATAAAAAAGCGATTCTTGATGATCTGAAAACCGTAACGAGTGAAGAAGGCAGCATTGAAAGAATCGAAGCAATAAAAACAGCTTGGAATAATATCGGAAAAGTGCCGAGAGATAAAATTTCAATTAATTCTGAATTCAACAAGACGTTGAGAGAGAAGTTGAAATTAAACAAAATCAACGAATTAGAACTTAAAGAAGAAGGTTTATCTGAAAATCAGTTAACGGATAAGGCCAGAAAAATTAAAAACCAGATTTCTGATCTTGAAGCTGAGATCGTAAAACTGGAAAACAATTTAGCATTCTTTAAAAACCCGACAAAAGATAATCCTTTACTGAAAGATACTTTTGATTCGATTGATGAGAAAAAAGCTCATTTGGAAACCTTAAAACAAAATCTTCACAGCATTATCGCGGGAGAATAA
- a CDS encoding shikimate dehydrogenase family protein, producing MDSNKKLGLIGRNISYSFSKKYFEDKFQKLMLKNFSYSIFDLNEIHEVENLFSTPDLLGFNVTIPYKEKIIDYLDELSDEAEKIGAVNCVLIQNGKKTGYNTDAFGFEKTLLLHKKTHHTKALILGNGGAAKAVKYVLDKNGITSKTISRNSEINFDNLDLETVQNHTIIIQCTPVGTFPNVKDCLNFPFDGVSKNHLIIDLIYNPNYTQFIINASERGAKTVNGYYMLEQQAEKAWEIWNFQKK from the coding sequence ATGGATTCTAATAAAAAATTAGGCTTGATAGGAAGAAATATTTCCTATTCTTTCTCAAAAAAATACTTTGAAGATAAATTCCAAAAACTGATGTTGAAAAACTTTTCTTACAGCATTTTTGATTTAAACGAAATCCATGAAGTTGAGAATTTATTTTCCACACCCGATCTTTTAGGGTTTAATGTAACGATTCCTTACAAAGAAAAAATCATTGATTATCTGGACGAATTGAGTGATGAAGCAGAAAAGATAGGCGCTGTCAACTGTGTTTTAATTCAAAATGGTAAAAAAACAGGCTATAATACAGATGCTTTCGGTTTTGAGAAAACATTGCTTCTTCACAAAAAAACCCATCATACAAAAGCCTTAATTTTAGGAAACGGCGGCGCTGCAAAAGCTGTAAAATATGTTTTAGATAAAAACGGAATTACCTCAAAAACGATTTCGAGAAATTCAGAAATCAATTTTGATAATTTAGATTTAGAAACGGTGCAGAACCATACAATAATCATTCAGTGTACTCCTGTGGGTACTTTCCCTAATGTGAAAGACTGTCTGAACTTTCCTTTTGACGGAGTTTCTAAGAATCATTTAATTATCGATTTAATTTATAATCCGAATTACACCCAATTTATTATCAACGCTTCTGAGAGAGGAGCCAAAACGGTCAACGGCTATTATATGCTGGAACAGCAGGCAGAAAAAGCCTGGGAAATTTGGAATTTTCAAAAAAAATAA
- a CDS encoding endonuclease, with protein sequence MKRNLLPFILLFAFFNAFSQTAPANYYDGTAGLSGVNLKNKLYEIISNGHQTKTYNGLWTAFQTTDRDYFYENDGTILDIYSENPTTTDPYNYVVDVKRCGSYSKEGDCYNREHIVPQSLFSEGSPMVADVNFIRATDGKVNGMRSNYPFGKVNAASFTSLNGSKLGTSVSPGYSGIVFEPIDEFKGDVARMIFYFVTRYQNRLSEFTTAKGTGDMLGTSAFPGLQSWELEQLRAWHAQDPVSEAELSRNAATFAYQANKNPFIDHPEFVELIWGSVVPDTEAPTAATNLIANNPTSNSVDLSWTAATDNIGVTEYKVYANGTLKATVTGTSTTVTGLAPLTQYSFYVIAKDASGNSSPQSNDAVATTLDGPVGGSCGTEDFSNIPTSPTNPAYATRTWTYNSITWTATDARIDQTINGKAINIKNGSLTSSTISGGIGSLTVTTVLPFSDNAGNLTLQINGNNAGTIPFKSTNTTTTINNINISGDVVITIVNSETGKRISIDDLSWTCYSGPLATSETSKDKSKFTIYPNPVKNNELFVKGENLNKISKAQIYDLSGKLIQTIENPFKTSNKIHLKGLVKGNYILRTDNFSTKFIVE encoded by the coding sequence ATGAAACGAAATCTACTACCCTTTATTCTGCTTTTTGCATTTTTCAATGCGTTTTCGCAGACAGCACCCGCTAATTATTATGATGGCACGGCAGGCCTGTCCGGTGTGAATTTGAAAAACAAACTGTATGAAATTATCTCAAACGGACATCAGACCAAAACCTACAATGGACTTTGGACCGCCTTTCAGACCACTGACAGAGACTACTTCTATGAAAATGACGGTACTATACTCGATATCTACTCAGAGAATCCTACCACTACAGATCCTTACAATTATGTTGTCGATGTAAAAAGATGTGGAAGTTACAGTAAGGAAGGCGACTGTTACAACAGAGAGCACATTGTTCCTCAAAGTTTATTTTCTGAAGGCTCACCTATGGTGGCCGACGTAAACTTTATCAGAGCTACAGACGGAAAAGTAAACGGAATGAGATCCAATTACCCATTTGGAAAAGTAAATGCTGCGTCATTCACTTCTTTAAACGGATCAAAACTGGGAACATCCGTCTCTCCGGGATATTCAGGAATCGTATTTGAACCGATAGACGAATTTAAAGGGGACGTAGCCAGAATGATTTTTTATTTTGTCACAAGATATCAAAACCGGCTTTCAGAATTTACAACGGCAAAAGGAACCGGTGATATGCTTGGAACATCCGCATTTCCGGGATTACAAAGCTGGGAGCTTGAACAATTACGTGCCTGGCATGCCCAAGATCCGGTCTCTGAAGCTGAACTCTCAAGAAATGCCGCTACCTTTGCGTATCAGGCGAATAAAAATCCTTTCATAGATCATCCTGAGTTTGTGGAATTAATCTGGGGATCTGTGGTACCAGATACAGAAGCTCCAACAGCGGCAACCAACTTAATAGCTAACAACCCAACATCAAATTCAGTCGATTTAAGCTGGACAGCAGCCACCGACAATATCGGAGTTACCGAATATAAAGTGTATGCCAACGGTACATTGAAAGCTACGGTGACGGGGACTTCAACTACGGTGACAGGATTAGCCCCGCTTACGCAATATTCATTCTATGTCATTGCTAAAGATGCTTCCGGAAACTCTTCTCCACAAAGTAATGATGCGGTGGCAACAACACTGGATGGTCCTGTAGGAGGAAGTTGTGGAACTGAAGATTTCTCAAACATCCCTACATCACCTACGAATCCGGCTTATGCTACTAGAACATGGACTTATAATAGTATCACATGGACAGCAACCGATGCGAGAATTGACCAAACGATCAATGGTAAGGCCATTAATATCAAAAACGGAAGCCTGACAAGTTCTACTATTTCCGGAGGGATTGGCAGCTTAACCGTTACCACAGTATTACCGTTTTCTGACAACGCAGGAAACCTGACTTTACAAATCAACGGAAACAATGCAGGGACCATTCCTTTTAAAAGCACGAATACAACAACTACAATCAACAATATAAATATCTCCGGAGATGTTGTTATTACAATTGTAAATTCAGAAACAGGAAAAAGAATTTCTATTGATGACCTTTCGTGGACTTGCTATTCAGGGCCATTGGCAACTTCAGAAACATCAAAGGATAAATCTAAATTTACAATTTATCCAAACCCTGTTAAGAACAACGAATTGTTTGTAAAAGGAGAAAACCTGAACAAAATTTCTAAAGCTCAGATCTATGATCTTTCTGGAAAACTGATTCAGACGATTGAAAATCCTTTTAAAACATCAAATAAAATACATTTAAAAGGTTTGGTAAAAGGAAATTACATCCTTAGAACAGATAACTTCTCTACGAAATTCATCGTAGAATAA
- a CDS encoding ABC transporter permease, protein MKNIAFYIASRYLLAQKGSTAVTFITWLAVGAMTVAVAAMFVIISVFSGLEDLNKDLISNLHADLTLKSKSGKTLKNLSGISAILKNNKEISSFSRVIEEKVYINYNGKGDIAYLRGVDSAYIKVNPINKKVIYGSYPDFEYSNEVFMENSLDNRLSIPIGSSGDYATLFMPKPGTGIINKEEDIYNKKNILVTGIFPGNDQMDNYIIAPVELTEELLNLPKQSAYQIVIKLKNSENTDSVKENLLSVLGKDVEIKTKEEENAAFWKMINTEKLFIYLIFALVIFITTFNLAGAIIILQLDKKEQAKSLISLGFPLSHLRRTYFYTGVLIVTLGVITGLILGTALCYFQLYTEFFRANESLPFPVKIVGKNYCIVAVTASAFGFAISWFFSKISKDYITKS, encoded by the coding sequence TTGAAGAACATTGCATTTTATATTGCGTCGAGATACCTTTTAGCCCAAAAAGGAAGCACTGCTGTGACCTTTATTACGTGGCTGGCGGTGGGTGCCATGACGGTTGCTGTAGCTGCAATGTTCGTTATTATCTCTGTTTTTTCAGGTCTTGAAGATCTAAACAAAGATCTTATTTCCAACCTTCACGCTGATCTGACCCTCAAAAGTAAATCAGGGAAAACCCTTAAAAACCTTTCCGGAATTAGCGCCATTCTGAAAAACAATAAAGAGATCAGCTCTTTTTCCCGAGTTATAGAAGAGAAAGTATACATTAACTACAACGGAAAAGGAGACATCGCCTATTTACGCGGCGTAGATTCGGCTTATATTAAAGTCAATCCTATCAACAAAAAAGTCATTTACGGTTCTTACCCCGACTTTGAATATTCCAATGAAGTATTCATGGAGAATTCACTGGATAACAGACTATCTATACCCATAGGCTCATCAGGAGATTACGCTACCCTGTTTATGCCTAAACCTGGAACAGGAATTATCAATAAGGAAGAAGATATTTATAACAAAAAAAATATCTTGGTAACGGGTATTTTTCCGGGAAATGACCAGATGGACAATTATATCATTGCTCCCGTAGAACTGACTGAAGAATTACTGAATCTACCGAAACAATCCGCCTACCAGATTGTCATCAAATTAAAAAACTCAGAAAATACAGACTCAGTTAAAGAAAACCTGCTTTCAGTATTGGGTAAAGACGTTGAAATCAAAACGAAAGAAGAGGAAAACGCAGCCTTTTGGAAGATGATTAATACCGAAAAGCTATTCATCTATCTTATCTTTGCGCTGGTTATTTTTATCACAACCTTCAATCTGGCCGGGGCTATTATTATTTTACAGCTTGACAAAAAAGAACAGGCAAAATCCTTAATTTCACTGGGATTTCCGCTAAGTCATTTACGGAGAACCTACTTTTACACCGGGGTTTTAATTGTTACTTTGGGAGTCATTACCGGTTTAATCCTGGGAACAGCTCTGTGCTATTTCCAATTGTATACTGAATTTTTCAGAGCCAATGAATCATTACCCTTCCCCGTAAAGATTGTAGGCAAAAATTACTGCATTGTTGCGGTTACCGCTTCCGCCTTCGGCTTCGCCATTTCATGGTTTTTTTCCAAAATCAGCAAAGACTATATTACCAAAAGTTAA
- the rbfA gene encoding 30S ribosome-binding factor RbfA, with protein sequence MESNRQRKVAQIIQEDFAELFRKQAAESKQSILVSVSDVKVTADLGIAKIYLSIFPQEFRTAVMKEIEENKAQYRNFIGQKMAKQVRVIPNLNFYLDTALDDVEKLEKELRGEGDNPVL encoded by the coding sequence ATGGAAAGTAACAGACAAAGAAAAGTAGCTCAGATTATACAGGAAGATTTCGCAGAACTTTTCCGCAAACAGGCTGCTGAAAGTAAACAGAGTATTTTAGTATCGGTTTCGGATGTGAAGGTGACGGCAGATTTAGGTATTGCCAAAATCTACTTAAGCATATTCCCTCAGGAATTCCGAACTGCGGTGATGAAGGAAATTGAGGAAAACAAAGCTCAGTACAGAAATTTTATCGGCCAGAAAATGGCAAAACAGGTTCGTGTAATCCCTAATCTTAATTTCTATCTGGATACCGCTCTTGATGATGTGGAAAAACTGGAAAAAGAATTGAGAGGCGAAGGCGATAATCCTGTTTTATAG
- the mce gene encoding methylmalonyl-CoA epimerase produces the protein MKLEHIGIAVKSLGVSDELFAQLLGKESYKKESVEREGVITSFYAVGESKIELLEAGREESPISKFIDKKGEGIHHLAFGVENIIEEVKRLKKEGFEFISEEPKEGADNKLVVFLHPKSTNGVLVELCQEKQ, from the coding sequence ATGAAATTAGAACATATAGGCATTGCCGTAAAATCTCTGGGTGTTTCTGATGAGCTTTTTGCCCAACTTTTAGGAAAAGAATCCTATAAAAAAGAATCCGTGGAAAGGGAAGGAGTTATCACCTCATTTTATGCAGTCGGAGAAAGTAAAATTGAACTTTTGGAAGCCGGTAGAGAGGAGAGTCCGATCTCAAAATTCATTGATAAAAAGGGCGAAGGCATCCATCATCTGGCTTTTGGCGTTGAAAATATCATTGAGGAAGTGAAAAGACTGAAAAAAGAAGGATTTGAATTTATCTCTGAAGAACCGAAAGAAGGTGCTGATAACAAATTAGTTGTCTTCCTTCATCCCAAATCTACGAACGGTGTACTGGTAGAACTTTGCCAAGAAAAGCAATAA
- a CDS encoding site-specific integrase: protein MSDKFSIKAVLRTDKILKNGKHPISIQIIINSNKKRISIGESIDLKDWDKKNGLAIGKGYKDLNSKLINERSGLDKYLRNANLAGIPLTFRLVDDYFKKTDNNNFFTVFDFIVDLKSELSKDTLYKYETLRKRLKGFKSTILVSDVDLAFITKFDNYLKKLNIGEGGIYNHHKCLKCIINEAVEHKKFNIDNPYKNKKSVKVKSPNHREVFLEEDEVLKIKQYRPTSKTLKVVKDMFLLSCFTGLRYSDLFSLKISDLDWERKIISKQMLKTKHTIDIPLNSQIRGLLVRYIIGDKKPDDKVFPEVDNQVGNRLLKEIARESKITKNLTFHVGRHTFASFLINDKNVSLSLVSKLLGHRRIANTMVYANSNIKNLRKVMDVNRYG, encoded by the coding sequence ATGAGTGATAAATTTTCCATAAAAGCAGTTTTACGTACGGATAAGATTCTAAAAAACGGCAAACATCCGATTTCGATTCAAATTATTATAAATTCTAACAAGAAAAGAATTTCAATTGGAGAAAGTATTGATTTGAAAGATTGGGATAAAAAGAATGGTTTAGCTATTGGAAAAGGATATAAAGACTTAAATTCAAAATTGATAAATGAAAGAAGTGGGTTAGATAAATATCTTAGAAATGCTAATTTGGCTGGAATTCCACTTACATTCAGATTAGTTGATGATTATTTTAAGAAAACTGATAACAATAATTTCTTTACTGTTTTTGATTTTATTGTTGATCTAAAATCTGAACTTTCAAAAGATACATTGTATAAATATGAAACTCTAAGAAAAAGACTGAAAGGATTTAAGTCAACAATTTTAGTATCTGATGTAGACTTAGCATTTATCACAAAGTTTGATAATTATTTAAAAAAATTAAATATTGGAGAAGGTGGTATTTATAATCATCACAAATGTTTAAAATGTATTATCAACGAAGCTGTTGAGCATAAAAAATTCAATATTGATAATCCTTACAAGAACAAAAAATCGGTGAAAGTCAAATCTCCTAATCATCGTGAGGTATTTCTTGAAGAAGATGAAGTATTAAAAATAAAACAATATCGTCCGACTTCAAAAACATTAAAGGTTGTGAAGGATATGTTTTTATTGTCTTGTTTTACAGGATTAAGGTATTCAGATTTATTTTCTCTTAAAATTTCAGATTTAGATTGGGAAAGAAAAATTATTTCAAAGCAAATGTTGAAAACAAAGCACACTATTGACATTCCTTTAAATAGCCAAATTAGAGGTTTGTTAGTTAGATATATAATAGGCGATAAAAAGCCCGATGATAAAGTCTTTCCTGAAGTCGATAATCAAGTTGGAAATAGATTATTAAAGGAAATTGCTAGAGAGAGTAAGATAACTAAAAACTTAACTTTCCACGTAGGAAGACATACATTCGCTTCGTTTTTGATTAATGATAAAAATGTATCACTTTCTCTTGTTAGTAAACTTTTAGGACATAGGAGAATAGCAAATACGATGGTATATGCTAATTCAAATATTAAAAATTTAAGAAAAGTAATGGATGTTAACCGTTATGGATAA
- a CDS encoding helix-turn-helix domain-containing protein, protein MESDRIKDNAILLKKIRALEKRVKILEDFLEEKTLKETFTVDEVLKVYGISRSTFDRYRDSGLKVYQPRRNGRIMVKKVDIDKFLKK, encoded by the coding sequence ATGGAAAGTGATAGGATAAAAGATAATGCTATTCTGCTTAAAAAAATTAGAGCTTTGGAAAAGCGTGTGAAGATTTTGGAGGACTTTTTAGAGGAGAAAACTTTAAAAGAAACATTCACTGTGGACGAAGTTTTAAAAGTCTATGGAATAAGTCGTTCCACTTTCGATAGGTATAGAGATTCAGGGTTAAAAGTTTATCAGCCTAGACGAAATGGAAGAATTATGGTGAAAAAAGTTGATATTGATAAATTTTTAAAGAAATGA
- a CDS encoding IS5 family transposase: MLGKIREDLQQNLFKTRLTELINMEHPVVKLAGEISWDKMESEFEKLFSENGRPSIAIRKIAGMLLLKEMFKESDESVIERWIENAYWQYFTGETFFQTEQPFDPSNFVHFRKRIGDKGLEFLLGQSVSLHPKAKTEDEVQVDTTVQEKNITFPTDAKLAKKVIDNCRKIAEKESVVQRQSYRRVSKQLLRDAFFGHHPRRQKKAKMARKKLRTIGKRVLRELERKLPKDVLKGYEDVFKIYLKALTQERTTKDKIYSLHEPQVACIAKGKSGKAYEFGTKVAVVRGRKTGIISSVKRFSGNPHDSKTLEESLAQSERVRKSVGGTRPTKATTDRGFKGIKEVEGTAILLPAKKEKTKYGQQVARLRFRARAAIEPCISHLKRNHSLGLNFLKGVAGDINNALLAGIGYNLKMRLNQIKQQILLWLELVLRIFLGKYNFQSQKTAF; this comes from the coding sequence ATGTTAGGCAAAATAAGAGAGGATTTACAGCAGAATTTATTCAAGACCAGGCTTACGGAGCTTATTAATATGGAGCATCCGGTGGTAAAATTAGCTGGGGAGATTTCCTGGGATAAAATGGAGTCAGAGTTTGAGAAATTATTTTCAGAAAACGGAAGACCTTCTATTGCTATCCGTAAAATAGCAGGAATGCTTTTGCTCAAGGAAATGTTTAAAGAAAGTGATGAAAGTGTAATAGAGAGATGGATTGAGAATGCGTATTGGCAATATTTTACCGGAGAAACCTTTTTCCAGACAGAGCAGCCTTTCGATCCGAGCAATTTTGTACACTTCAGAAAAAGAATTGGAGATAAGGGTTTGGAATTTCTTTTGGGACAAAGCGTTTCTCTCCATCCCAAAGCCAAAACAGAAGATGAAGTTCAGGTAGATACGACGGTTCAGGAGAAGAACATTACCTTTCCTACCGATGCCAAATTAGCAAAAAAAGTAATCGACAATTGTAGAAAAATAGCAGAAAAAGAGAGCGTTGTACAAAGACAAAGCTACAGAAGAGTGAGCAAACAATTATTGCGGGACGCTTTTTTTGGACATCATCCCAGAAGACAGAAGAAGGCAAAAATGGCGAGGAAAAAGCTCAGGACGATTGGTAAAAGAGTTCTTCGGGAATTGGAAAGAAAACTTCCTAAAGATGTTTTGAAAGGCTACGAAGACGTTTTTAAAATTTACCTTAAAGCACTCACCCAAGAACGTACCACGAAAGATAAAATTTACAGTCTTCACGAGCCACAAGTTGCGTGTATTGCGAAAGGAAAATCGGGAAAAGCATACGAGTTTGGGACAAAAGTAGCAGTAGTAAGAGGTCGGAAAACAGGGATCATCAGCTCGGTAAAGAGATTTTCTGGCAATCCTCACGATAGTAAAACTCTTGAAGAATCATTGGCACAGAGTGAGAGGGTAAGAAAATCCGTTGGCGGAACAAGACCTACGAAAGCCACTACAGACAGAGGATTTAAAGGAATCAAAGAAGTGGAAGGAACAGCAATTTTGCTTCCCGCAAAAAAAGAAAAAACAAAATATGGGCAACAAGTAGCCAGATTAAGATTCCGGGCAAGAGCAGCCATAGAACCTTGTATCTCTCATTTAAAAAGAAACCACTCCTTAGGATTAAACTTCCTGAAAGGAGTGGCTGGAGATATTAATAATGCATTATTAGCAGGGATTGGATACAATTTGAAGATGAGATTGAATCAAATCAAACAACAAATTCTTCTTTGGCTCGAACTTGTTCTCCGAATCTTTTTAGGCAAATATAATTTTCAAAGTCAAAAAACAGCTTTTTAA